The DNA sequence GGAGCCGACGCCTCGCGAGTCGTCGGATGTAGCCACGATCCATTCCATCTTTCCTTCCATGGATACACGGACGATTGCCAGTGTACTGGAGAAGTACCGCGGTAATATGGAGGCAGGTGCGTTTGTGTATGCATTGACATTAGCGATTCCCGTTCTTTTGCAAAAAAGCGATCCAGATTTCAAGCCGAGTGCCGCCGATCTTGCCCAGCAGCAGGACGAACGGCTCGCAAAGCACCTGCGTGTAAGACAGGCCGAGGCCGAGCCTCCGCGTGCGCAGACGTGGGACCCGTCTCAATTGAGTTACAGCCCGCGTTTGCCTCGTGCAAGgagaggcgcgcaaggcactGCACCGCCGAATCACCACGCGAACCTAGAGACGCCGGAAATGTACGAGTATAGAACAACTACATTCCACGcagacgacgcgccgcaaatcAACTGGCACGAAGAATTTGCGCGTCTGAAACAAACGGGCATGGCCAAGGTAGGATCGACTTTCTCGCAGCTCCGCCAAAAAGCAGAGACGGCGATGCGTACCTTGGACGAAGAACGAGGCTTGCGATTCAAGCGGGGAGGCCCAAAGCCTGCAGAGCAGGCCGGCGGGCGCCACAGCATTGTGAATCAGAAAAACCAAGAAAACTGGGATACTGTGCAGCAGACACTCCGTCACGTCTACGACGCCGATCCACAGCCAgtgcacgatgcagagctggaaaagatgatgcgcggcgaagaGACCTCGTCATtgggcagcggcgatgcagtgaagcgcagcaaggctCGCCAGACAAACACGCCTCTATGGGGTCAGCGCTATGCCACCAAgccgccgagctcgacggcgcgcaacaCGGTGCCCTTCACGGGTACGGATCTCAAAGGATGGGACGACGTGGGCCATATTGAGCCCGAAAACATGGCGCCCAGCGAGAAAAAGGAGCCCGATGCAGACACCAAACTGCCCGAAAAGAAGCCCAAGGCAAAATCTGACGCACCCAGCGAGGCGACGTCTAGCAGCGCCACGGACGATCCATCCGCCCCACCCCTGGAACACGCTCCTGCCTCAGATACCAACAAGGCAGGGTCCGAATACGTGAACAACCCATTTGATGATGACGACTAGATAGCAGCCATACCCTTGAGTGATGCATCCATATCCTTTGTTCCCACGTGCACAATCGCTCCGCATTTTCCGGCACGACCATGGCCGAAGCACAGGCTCCTGCTTCGGCGTACGAGCTTGTAACTTGGCTTCGACGCCAGCTCCATGCCTTGCGCGAGTCTACACGCGATGGCTTGGACGAGGAAATGCACGCATTTTCGCAGTTGACGACGTCGCGTATCGGTCTGTACGGAAAAAAGAGCATCGACGTTGACGCCGGCCAATTTTCACCCGAGACGTGGTCCGAAGCGATGCAATCACTGACAAGCTCGAGCAGTGCATTCCGCGCAACGCTGGAAACAATGCACCAGGGCGTGGGAGGCACAGAGGAGCAGCTCGGTGCCACAGCAGTGCACGAGCTCAACGCACAGGCCCGTGAACTGACGCATGCAGCGATGGATCTTCGtgcggcagcgacgctgcacgatGCCATGGATGCTGGCGAGTCGCTGCCGCGTGAACTATGGACAGGCCGACTAAAAGacgcgcaaacggcgccgcTGACAGAACGAGGCGCCGCGGTGCAAGTGTTGGACGTACTATGCAGCATCCTCGCTCCCGTCGCAACGCGCCTGCACCTCGAGTGCTTTGAAGAGAAACTCTACGCGAGCGACGACGTCGAGATGCAGGATGCATCCAAGcccgtgcagcgcacacacACTTTCACAAGCGGCGGCCGAATCATCGTGCTGGACGTTGAGTtgggcgtggcgcagcgcgagcatACGTTGGCGCCGCACATCATGCTGCACATTTCGTATGCACACGACGAGACTATGCAGGAAGCTCGCGTTCCCGATACTCGTTTGGCTGATATGATGCGTAACCTGCTTCTGCAGCTCGCGTATGTCTTGTTTGGCTACGATGCCGATCCGGCCGTGCTGTCAACATGCCCCGTGCTCAATTGCGAAGGAAACGAAACGCGCTACGTCCAAGCAACGCGGCTTTGGtgtgcgcttgcacgcagtctagcgacgcttgcgcgaATTGATGCGCTGAGTGCGAATGCGCTCGTGAATGCAGGCACAGACAAGGCCCACAAAATAGATTTgtttgcgcagctcgagtcGATGGGCTTGGCCGCGGAGCGTGTGAGTGCGCATGAGCTGGGATCGCTCTTGGGCGAAGAGGTGCAGGGGCCTGTATGTGTAGCACTGCTTCGCTCCTTGTCCCAAACGTCTCCGGCCGCGATTGGGACCTTGCTGCGGTGCGGGCATGGCGTTGCACTACAGCATGTATTCCTGCCGTACCTCACGATTGTATACCACGCTGTATCCGTTACAAACGACTGGCTCGCGTCAGGGTTCCGCGCCACTGtacgcgtcgcgcccagcgccgttCCTTTTGCGCCGAATGCACGCGACCATGTGGATTGGGTAAGCTTGCCAACCGGTGCAAGACCGCCGCAAGAATTGATGCAGGAAGTTGCACAAACACTGTGTACGTACGGGCCAGTGTCTACATCCCTTGCGCTTTCGACGCTCGGCGCAGGAACGCAAATGACAGTGCACCGGCCCATTTCCTACATTGCTTTCTTGGACCCGCCcgtgcttgtgccgcaTTACACGGCACGCTCCCTATGGGCACTGTGCAATTTGGCACAGCATCCATGGTcggagcagctgcaaggAGCGGCAGTCAGCACTGAGGCTGCGCACAACCAGCGCAAAACGGATTACTTGGCGCAGctctgtgcggcgccgggGCTGTCAAGCACGAGCGACTATACCTTCCAGCCGAGCGCTTTACATACAGACAGCTGCgaggcacggcgcgtgtCCATCATTCCTTTTGGAGATCTAGCGCAGCTAtacgcggcgctcgcgcttttgcgTGAGCATGCGCGGTTTGCGCAACTACTCGCCGGCGCGACTACAAAACACAACACACAGGGCGTGCCGGTGACGCTCAAGCTGGGGCCTTGTACACGCGCGGGCAGCTCCGTGCTGTACTTGAGCTTCCCAGTCACATGCGCAACCCCAGCcagcgatgcggcgccggccATAGTTAATGCAACACTGCGCACCACAGCTGAGCACGCGAGCGGATGGGCTATCGAGGCAAGCGTTGTAGCAGTGCTGGGCGGCGAGCTCAAGCGGATGCACGCCACAGATCATGCGGCCTTGGCATGTGCTGACCATCTAGCACAGGGCGCAAACATATACGAATTCACAAAGAAGCTCGTTACatgggcgcacgcagcatAGCATGACATAGCAGGCAAAAACAGCGCAGTTATACCCACTAGGAATGGTGATATGCATGGCTAAACAAAATTAATCGAGCTTTGCAGGAAATGTGCCGTTCTCACGCTGCTCGTCCCACTTGCTTATCTGTGGGTTAGCTGGGCGCAGACAAATGTACGCACCCATTCGTTCGGGCACAAAGAGTTGTACGCTTTGAAGAAGAATTGACAAGGCTCGAAGTCTTCACCCTTTTTATTCACGCAGCGAAAGTAGTCGGCGTAGCTGATGTTAGATTGTGTGCAAATGCAACGCACCTTTGCCAGCTGTATACGCGcaccaaaaaaaaaaggcgcAGGTTAGTACAATTGAGCGACGAAAAGGGTATTCCCTATACGCACCAGTGACGGGTCTGGTTCTGTGTCTGTGTCAGCATACATGTTCAATACATCTCCCGTATACACACCTGGTTCGGGAACCTAGAGTCGAACGGAGCGGTCTTCAACACGACTTCTTCAGGCATACTGGATAGCGTAATAGGGCAAAACTCGCGGTCGGAACTGCCCGCGAACGACAACCGAGCTCGGCCGAAGCAAATGCGAACTGTTGGTCGGGGCaagggcggcgcaggaccGTGCGATGGACGCGTTGAAAGCGCAGATTGCAgcgcagaagcgcaaggctgcagcgcaggaaGATGGGGCACCGAAATACATGCGTCGCGGCGAAATCCGCGA is a window from the Malassezia vespertilionis chromosome 7, complete sequence genome containing:
- a CDS encoding uncharacterized protein (EggNog:ENOG503P735; COG:S), which encodes MSSAHPGVDLKELGDALGEENDTHARKAPEPTPRESSDVATIHSIFPSMDTRTIASVLEKYRGNMEAGAFVYALTLAIPVLLQKSDPDFKPSAADLAQQQDERLAKHLRVRQAEAEPPRAQTWDPSQLSYSPRLPRARRGAQGTAPPNHHANLETPEMYEYRTTTFHADDAPQINWHEEFARLKQTGMAKVGSTFSQLRQKAETAMRTLDEERGLRFKRGGPKPAEQAGGRHSIVNQKNQENWDTVQQTLRHVYDADPQPVHDAELEKMMRGEETSSLGSGDAVKRSKARQTNTPLWGQRYATKPPSSTARNTVPFTGTDLKGWDDVGHIEPENMAPSEKKEPDADTKLPEKKPKAKSDAPSEATSSSATDDPSAPPLEHAPASDTNKAGSEYVNNPFDDDD
- the TRM9_2 gene encoding tRNA (carboxymethyluridine(34)-5-O)-methyltransferase (EggNog:ENOG503NVKF; COG:Q), which encodes MAEAQAPASAYELVTWLRRQLHALRESTRDGLDEEMHAFSQLTTSRIGLYGKKSIDVDAGQFSPETWSEAMQSLTSSSSAFRATLETMHQGVGGTEEQLGATAVHELNAQARELTHAAMDLRAAATLHDAMDAGESLPRELWTGRLKDAQTAPLTERGAAVQVLDVLCSILAPVATRLHLECFEEKLYASDDVEMQDASKPVQRTHTFTSGGRIIVLDVELGVAQREHTLAPHIMLHISYAHDETMQEARVPDTRLADMMRNLLLQLAYVLFGYDADPAVLSTCPVLNCEGNETRYVQATRLWCALARSLATLARIDALSANALVNAGTDKAHKIDLFAQLESMGLAAERVSAHELGSLLGEEVQGPVCVALLRSLSQTSPAAIGTLLRCGHGVALQHVFLPYLTIVYHAVSVTNDWLASGFRATVRVAPSAVPFAPNARDHVDWVSLPTGARPPQELMQEVAQTLCTYGPVSTSLALSTLGAGTQMTVHRPISYIAFLDPPVLVPHYTARSLWALCNLAQHPWSEQLQGAAVSTEAAHNQRKTDYLAQLCAAPGLSSTSDYTFQPSALHTDSCEARRVSIIPFGDLAQLYAALALLREHARFAQLLAGATTKHNTQGVPVTLKLGPCTRAGSSVLYLSFPVTCATPASDAAPAIVNATLRTTAEHASGWAIEASVVAVLGGELKRMHATDHAALACADHLAQGANIYEFTKKLVTWAHAA